ATCTGAGCACCCATATTCTCAAATGCATCTTCTAATTCTATTTCTTTTGCTATAGTAACACCGTCATTGGTAATTAAAGGTGTTCCGAAAGATTTGTCTAAAACAACGTTTCTACCCTTGGGACCTAAAGTAACTTTTACTGTATTGGCCAGCTTGTTAACTCCTACCTCAAGGGCCTTACGTGCGTCAGCACTATATTTAATATCCTTAGCCATGTAATATCTCCTCCTTTATTAGTCTTCTACTATTGCTACTATATCGCTCTGCTTAACGATGATAAACTCTTCTTCATCAAGCTTAACTTCTGTTCCGGCATATTTTGAATATATAACTTTATCTCCGACTTTTACTTGCATAGTAACTTCTTTACCATCAACCATGCCGCCTGGTCCAACAGCAATAACTTCTGCCTGCTGTGGTTTTTCTTTTGCTTGACCGGGTAAAACAATTCCGGACTTTGTTGTTTCTTCTGCAACTAACTGCCTTAAAACCACCTTATCTCCTAATGGTACAAGCTTCATTTCATATTCCTCCTTTAAATTATTACATGTGAAATAACACCTTGTCATAATAAAATTTATATATTTACATTTTGTGTTATTTCCACTATGTATTATTAACCAAATTTTGAGAATTATTAGCACTCTTGCCTGTTGAGTGCTAACTGATAGTTAATATATTAGTAAATTTACTTTTAATATGCAACTTCACATCTAATAAAATTTGGCATATTATTCATCGTTTTCTCCCGCTTACTCTTAATATCTCATTTTTTCTCATCTTTTCTAATTTTATCTGTCTGAGCATATATAAAACTTAATATAATAGTGCAAATAAGAAGAGTTATCACCCTATGGCAATAACTCTTCTTATTCCCATATACTACTTCTAGTATATTAAGAATTAGAAACTCTATACCAAAACCGGTATTATTATTCTAATAAAATATCCATCTAAATGATACTATTAGTCTTCGTAATTGCTCTTGGTAATGCATCCTTTGAATTTTTCCATGGTTCATTAGCATAACGATAATCAAATTTATTAATAAACCATTCTAAATCATCTCTGACCCTTTTCATATTCTCAATATATAATAAGTTCAAATCATCGGTAAAGGATTTAAGTTGGCTACCGCTTAAATGCTTAGGAGCTACTTTATAAAGTAAAGCATAATGATCATTACAAAATCCTTGACAAGCTTTAAACTTTTGCCTAAATTCTTCTTCATGACGATATAAATAAAATACTGTGGCTATATAACGTTCAAAAGTCCGATTAATCATTTCACATATATAGCAGGAGCTATTAAGCTTCTCCATATAGGATACAACACCTAGACTGGACCCCTGCTTTTTAAACAAAGAAGGTGCTGCTATTTTTGTACTACTGGCGGATTGTTTCTCAACATCCTTAATTACTCTATCCATATGACTTTTTAAAATTAGAGCTAATCCAAGACGGTTCTGATTCTTATATAAAAGTTCCATATGACTTTTACAAAAACCCAACCTTGAAGTTTCACCACGGACATCATCTTCCATATAACTAGGTCCCATGGTAAAATCAATTGCCTTTTCTTCTAATTCTTTTCTCATATTACAAACCGGACATTCTGAAACCTTATCAAATGCTTCATTCACAGGTATAGTATGCAATTTTTCCTTCAATTATCTTCCCTCTTTTATCAATTCTTTTATATCTCTTGCTCTCTCCTTAATTCTTTCACTGGCATCCCTTGAGACTAATACTCTAGATACCCATCTTGATGCTTCGTCTAAGTTCCCCTTCTTTCTGGCCAGTTCTGCTACAAGAATTGTCATAGTATTTTCATCCATACCGCACATAGGAAATGCTTCTTTCATAAATGCCTCAGAAAAGCCCTCATATGCATTGGATAAAAACTCTTTTTCCTCTTTTTTAAGTTTAGCTATTTCTTCTTTATAATTAGGTGTATCTAAAGGAAGATTCTCTGCCTTTCCCCTAATTACCCATGCTGTCTTTAAACAGGTATATGCCCTTTCTGAAGTCTTTGCTTTTTTTATAATAGAATTTACCAAGGCCATCTTATGTCTTGCGATTGCATCATCATAGGTATAGACACTTTCTGGTTCTGCAGTGGGCTTATATTTTACAGAAATGTTCTTCCTAATCAAATCAGCCTGAGCATTAGTTACATACTTAAAAAATCTGTTCAATGCTGCATATCCACATTTGGGACATAAAATGGCATCATATTTTAAAGGATCCGCCTGTACATATTTTGGCCTTAAATCCGTATCAAGACTTTGAAGTTTTACCCTACCTGTTTTAACTGCCTTGGATTTAAATTCCGTATTACAAACAGGGCATGTATAGGTCTTATCAAAAATTATATCTGCTTCAGAAAAGGTGTTTTGCTTACTTTTCTTACCGTCTTTTTCTTCATCCTTTTCCTCTTCATCATATATATTGATATTTGATAAATTATTTAGTCCAAATTCCTCTAATCCAGAAAATAAATTAGCCATAGTTCCTCCTCTGCTTGTATCAGTTAAAAATAACTATATATATCAAAGTTTATGATTGGTTTTATTATGTAATATGATATCACATTATTAATAAAGATAAAAGTTTAATTTGTCTACAATATTATTTGTAAAGTAAAAAGCTGTACTACAATTCCCTATAAGGGATATAGCACAGCTTCTTTTAGCAAAATGTTTAAATTATTTAGTTCTGTAAAAAATATGGTCACCTATAATCTTGTAGTCATATTTTTTCTTTATACTTGATGCACCTTTTTTCATACTAAAACAGAGAAAATCACCGATATTATTTTCCCCTTCTAGGGCAGCCTTTGCTGCTCTAATCGCCCTATTCATTGCCTTTTTCTCAGATGCAGAATTACGACCAGGGTATTTGCCTGTATCATAAAGCTCTAAGGCCCTATCCAAAATACTTTTACCTGTCTTTTTATTCTTTACTGTAACTGAAAATTGGACTGACCATTTCCTGTCGTATATTACTTCTTCAATGGTGTTTACATGGGCATAAGCCTTACTTTTAGCTCTATTAAGAACTACATTAGCTACGGCAAGCATACCCTCATAGGACTGATCCCCTGCTTCTGAATAAACTAGAGCTGATAATAGTCTGAGTTCCTTCTTAGAATAAGCAGGCTTTTTCTTCTTAGTCTCTTTCTTCTTGGTCTCTTTCTTCTTAGCTTTTTCTTTCTTCTTTTCTTCTTCCTTTTCTTCCGACTCTTTTTGTTCTTCTTCCGTTTTCACAATTTCAGCTTCTTTAGCTTCTTTTTCAATATAGTAAACCTGTCCCTGCTCGTCTACATAGGTTTCATAGGCTAGGGCAGCAAGTATTTCTCTATCATTATCTATAGCTTCTTCCGAAAAGTATATATCTGTAGTATTATCGGTAGCATTCTCTGATTTCGTAAGATCAGTGGCATATGCTGCTTGTCCAAATCCCAGCGAAATCATTAAAACCCCTATTAAAGTAACAATTAGTTTCTTTATTGTATTCATTGTTATCTCCTTGAAATTAAAATGTTACATTTTTGGAACATTCATAACATTTTGTTAATATTTTATTAATAATTATATCATGTATTTTTAAAAAATCAACCCCTAAAAATTCCATGATTTATAAGCAGAGCTAATTATACCTAAATTAGCTGGTTTTCTTAACGTTTGACTTTCAATTCTTGCATTATACTTTCTACTTAGATATAATACCCTTATTATCGTAAGGGGGTTATAGGTAGTGAAACATCAAATGGAATTTATTTTACAGGAATTAGATGAAAAAGGTTCTGTAAGAGTATCTGATTTAAGTAAGCAACTAGACTGCTCGGAAGTTACAATAAGAAATGACATACAAAAACTAGAAGATAAAGGCTTATTAATAAGAACCCATGGGGGAGCTACAAAAACAGGAGCTCAAGTTTCAGTTAACTATCAAGCAGGTAACTTATATAAAAATGCAGACAAAAAGCAATTAACTTTGTACTTCTAAAATTGAGACATGTATCAGTTATTTCAAATAAACCATTATTTATGGTTTTATGCCTTTAATACATAGTATTGTTATACTCCCTTACATTTTTTACTCCATACCATATACGTCCTACATTGGAATAGACTGTGTTTCAACTAAGTTAATTCTTTTCCTGGTCTTTTCTATACTTTGCCAATAATAAATCAACCATACGACCATAGCTTTTTACTCCGTCCGATTGTGCATTGGCCTTTAAATAGGTATCATTGATTTTATTGGAAACAGTACTGACCACCGTATCTTCGTATTTGGCCCAATATTCATTATTGGCTCGCAAATCTTTTATGACTCCCTCTAGGTAGGTATCCCGGATATCAAAATACAACTGCGGATTTTGACGGTATAAGGCATTACCGGATATAATCAGGGCCAGCATGGTACTACTATACTTAATCTCAACTTTATCAGAACACATACCTGCAAGATAAGCTATAAAGTTTGCCTCATCTTCTCTCATAAAACCCCTTTGATGGGCAAGTTCATGGAGCATGGTAGCCGGAATTGAATAATCAGGGATATGCACATTCACATTAGCTTCCATGGTAAAAGGAATGAAAATCCCTGTGGTCTCAGTATAAGACATTAAACTTGAAAACAATACAGGCTTGGGAGAGCTATATCTGCCTCCAAGAACCGGGTATTCTTCCGATAAACGTTTCATAGCTTTGCCGGTTTCTTTGGCCAGCTTATATTTACTCATGGATAATTTAAAAACTCCATTTTCATCAACTTCAGGGATTTGGCTCCTAAGTTCATTTGCCTGATTTGCCAGCTCTTTTGTCATATTAAATAGCTCATCTAAAGAGGATTTTTTTATCTCCAAATTTGAATAATGGCTAAAAGAATATCTATAATAATTAAGTCCTCCCAAAAGGGTAAAAGAAAATAGGACTACACTTGCTGTGCAAAATACATTTATTATACCCTTTAAAATATATACTTTACGGCTATCCTTATCTTTTATTACACGAATAAGAAACCTTATGAAGATAGCTATCAAAATTATCGGTATCAATATAATAAGGACTTCTGCCAAAGATATAGGTATAATACCGGTTATAAAAGCAACAAGTTGTGATAAATATCTATAAATATGTAAAGCATATATCTCTTCTGCAAAATAACTGCTCTTTCTGGCTAATAATATCAAAATAAAAGAAAGAGGAAATAACAATAATAAATAATTACGCTTTAATTTTAACAGCTTAGTCAATTGTATCCCCCTTTCAGAAAATTGATTTTATAAACTATAAATAATAGTAACATAATTAACTATTGACTTCAATATTTGAAGCTAATTACATCTTTTTTACATACAAGTCCCAAAAATCCATAAAAAAACCGGAAACCTTATCATTAGGCTTCCGGTTAAATAGTTAATTCTAAAACAGGGGAACTACTGCTCCTTCATATGTTGTTTCAATAAACTCTCTTACTTCATCACTTTTTAGGGCTTCTACAAGGGCTTTAATCTCTTCCCTTTTTTCGTCCCCTTTTCTTACAGCTATGACATTACCATAGGTTTCTGCCGCTAATGAATTCTGATCCTCTACCACAATAGCATCCTTTGATACATTTAAATCACCCTGAATAGCATAGTTACCATTTATAACTGCCATATCCACATCATTTAAGGAAGGAACAAGTTGTGCCGCTTCTATTTCATGAATTACAAGATTCTTTGGATTTTCCGCAATATCATTAATGGTTGCATTCATACCGGCACCTTCTGTAAGTTTTATTAGCCCTTGGGCTTCCAGTAATAGAAGGGCCCTTGCTTCATTAGTTCCGTCATTGGGTATGGATATTTCTGCCTTATCCTTTAGTTCCTCAAAAGTCTTAGTCTTTCCGGGATAAATACCAAAGGGCTCATAATGAATAGCAGCAACAGACACCAAATTCAGGCTACGTTCTTCATTAAAATTATCTAGGTAAGGCTTGTGCTGAAAGAAATTAGCATCCAGGTCACCATAATCTAGAGCAAGATTTGGCTGAACATAATCGGTATACTCAATAATTTCCAGCTCATATCCCTTAGCTGCTAAAAGTCCTTTAGCAACTTCTAAGATTTCTGCATGAGGTGTAACACTGGCTCCTACCACAATTTTTTTCGAGTCCTTGTTGGAACCTTCTTCTTTACCTTGTGTAGTATTATCTGTACCATTCTTTTTATTAGCACCACAGCCACTAAGAAGAACTGCTGTTAATAAAGTAAGTAGTACTACTGTAACAATTTTCTTCATCCTAATACCTCCTAATATTTTTATAATTAACCATACCTAATATTATCCTTTTTATAAGTTTCTATAATCTCTTATCAGTATGTTTCATCCATATGGTTCCGATCTCCTGAAATACTTGGACAATCAATACCATTAAAATTATAGTGACCAGCATTATATCCGTCTGATTGCGGTGGTATCCATAATTTATTGCAATTGTACCAAGTCCTCCACCTCCGACAAATCCGGCCATTGCTGAATAACCAAGAATTGTGACTACTGCAATAGCCCCTCCCATAATCAAAGATGGCTTAGCCTCAGGAATCAGCACCTTAAAGATTATCTGCAAAGGTGAAGCCCCCATGGACTGTGCCGCTTCTATCACCCCATAGTCCACCTCTTTTAAAGAACTTTCTACTAACCTAGCAATATACGGAGCCGAACCAATAACTAAAGGAACAATTACCGCTTTATAACCTAGGGTAGTACCTATAAGCATTCTGGTAAATGGCATTAAGGCCACCAAAAGAATAACAAAAGGAACAGAACGAATTATATTTACTATTATCCCTAGAATTTTATTTAGTATCACAAGGGGAGCAATACCATTCTTATCGGTAACTACCAACAAGATGCCTAAGGGAAGGCCTAGTATATAAGCAAATAAGGAAGATACTAAAGTCATATACAAAGTCTCTAATATGCCTTCTCCTATCATATTAATTACCGCCTGACTAAACATGCTAAATCACCTCCTCATGGGGTATTTTATTGGCCTCTAGATATGCAAATATCCTTTTCTTTCCCATTTCATCATCGGGCAGCTGGATAATCATTTGTCCGTATGCTTTACCATAAATATCATTTGTGTCTGCAAATAAAATATTCACCGGAGCTTTACATTCCAATATCATATTTGCAATAACCGGCTCTAAAGAAGTCCTTCCGTCAAAGATAATACGTAATTTGTCCTTACCTTCAAAGATTTCAATATGATTTGCCCCCGGAAATATTAACTTCTTTGCAATCTTAGATTTTGGTTTCATAAAGACTTCATCAACATCACCTATTTCAGCTATATTACTATGATCTATAATAGCCACACGGTGGCAAATCTCTTCAATAACACTCATTTCATGGGTAATCACTATTATCGTAATCCCCAGTTTCTGATTTATTTCATTTAAAAGTTTTAAAATAGACCTGGTAGTAGTGGGATCTAAAGCACTGGTAGCTTCATCACATAAAAGTACCTTGGGCTTTGTTGCTAGGGCTCTGGCTATGGCTACCCTTTGCTTTTGTCCTCCAGAAAGCTTAGCGGGATATGAATTTGCCTTATCACTAAGCCCCACTATCTCAAGAAGTTCTATGGCCCGTTTTTTTGCCTCCTTCTTTGAAACCCCTGCTATCTCTAAAGGAAAGCATACATTCTGCAGTACAGTCCGCTGCATCAGCAAATTAAACTGCTGGAAAATCATCCCCATAGATTGCCTAATCTTCAATAATTCATGTTTACTTACTTTAGATAAATCAATTCCGTTAAAAACAACTGTACCTTCCGTCGGTTTTTCTAAGTAATTAATACATCTAACTAAGGTACTTTTTCCCGCACCACTAAGACCTATAATTCCGAAAATTTCACCTTCATATATTTTAAGATCAATTCCTTTTAGGGCAGTTACTTTGTTATTGTTATTTTCAAAAGTCTTGCCAAGTCCAATTAATTCAATTATAGGTTTCCGATTACCCATAATACCACCTCCGCCACATTTACATAATTAGGAAATACAAGAGTAATAAAAACAGGAGGCCTGATAGCCTCCTGCTGGTTTTTACCTTCTATTATATTTAGGATATAGTAAGCTTATATTCCTAAGGAAAACACCAGATTCATCTATCAGAGCGCAATATGATATAAGGCATGCCGTACATAGTACACATACCAAACATGTTACACATATTGCACATGATGATGCTTGATGTTTTCATCAGATAAGCTCCCTTCCGTACTATAACTTCTCTCACTTAATTCCCAGTAATCACATATGTATGTAGGGAGTAGTATAACTTATGTTTAAATTATTGTCAATACACTTTATCAGAAAAAAGCAATAGCTTTTATCAATAATTTACTGCACCCCCGGTAAGGCGGCGAAAGTTAAAATTCCATGTTTGCTCTTCAATTTTATATATAATTTTTTTAAAACTGTAAAGTCAAAAAATAATTACTGTATACAAAAAAGAACTCTAGATAAGAGTTCTTCTAATCTTGCTACTATAATTATTATATAAATAAAATAATCGAGGTGACAGGATTTGAACCTGCGGCCTCTACGTCCCTAACGTAGCGCTCTAGCCAAACTGAGCCACACCTCGATGTTCCGGTTCTCCCCCTATTATATCAATAAGAAAAGAGCGGATATACTACTGGACTCTTGCTCTTTAGCAGCGCCCAATTAACTTACGAATGATATCTTATCATATCTTTATTGAATTGTCCATAGAAATTTTATAGATTTTTATAGCATTATTCAACCAACAATTCAGTAAACTTAACTAAATCTAGTTAAGCCAACTCAAATTCTCTAAATATGCAATCCTAATCAAACATTATTTCAGTTAGATTTTAATCATTTAACTTCATCATAATATCTTTTATTAAGTCTTTATAGTTACTACATTCTGAAAGAATTTGCCCTGCATCAGAAACATAATCTCTGTACTTTGGCTCAAAACCGGTACCCTCATCAAATAGTCCTTTTAAACTTTCACTTAACATGGCAAAATACTTATATTTATTATAATCTTTTAAAGCTAGAAATTCTTGAAAACTTTTGTAATTATCTAAATTTAATTCTTGTTTTCCTAAGGAGTATTCATGTAGAAGAAATTTACTAGTGTTGCTTGTTTATATTTTATTTTTCATTATATATTACTCCTTAATTTGGAAAAGGTCAACATATTATGGTTTATTATTAAAAAAAGCACCCCGAAGGATGCATTAATACAATTCATTTATAATTCTCTCATTTCCTCAACTATAGATGATTAGGTCAGCAAATAGTCATAAGTCATAGAAAAAACTCATTAGAAAAAGGCTGTAACGACTTTTCCAAAATCGCTACAACCCTTTATTTTACTTAAAGCTGTTGGGCGGACTTGAACCGCTGACCTCCTCATTACCAATGAGGTGCTCTACCATCTGAGCTACAACAGCAACTTATACTTTTTGTTTTTCTTCAATATCCTTAAGCACTTGGTTTAGCTTAGTCTTAATTCTTGTTAAGGCATTGTCTATGGTCTTTGGTTCTTTACCAAGTACCTCTGCAATCTGGACATACTTTAAATCCTGCATGTACAAACTAAGCACTTTCTTCTCCAAGTCGCTCAGGCGTCTTACAAGTTCATATTCTATCATACTGGTATTCTCTTTGTCAATAACTAATTCTTCAGGATTTGAACTATTTTTTTGGTGTATTATGTCTACTAGGGTCTCTTTTTCCAATCCTTCCCCATTATCTCCTGAAAGCGGTGTATATATGGATATATATGTATTTAAGG
This genomic interval from Herbinix luporum contains the following:
- the sigH gene encoding RNA polymerase sporulation sigma factor SigH codes for the protein MMTNSKYNAMPDEEIVSLIQAGDGSAMDYLFEKYKYLVRNKAKALFLIGGDKDDLIQEGMIGLYKAIRDYNKDRQSSFFNFADLCISRQIYSAIKVSNRKKNIPLNTYISIYTPLSGDNGEGLEKETLVDIIHQKNSSNPEELVIDKENTSMIEYELVRRLSDLEKKVLSLYMQDLKYVQIAEVLGKEPKTIDNALTRIKTKLNQVLKDIEEKQKV
- a CDS encoding DeoR family transcriptional regulator, yielding MKHQMEFILQELDEKGSVRVSDLSKQLDCSEVTIRNDIQKLEDKGLLIRTHGGATKTGAQVSVNYQAGNLYKNADKKQLTLYF
- a CDS encoding methionine ABC transporter ATP-binding protein; the protein is MGNRKPIIELIGLGKTFENNNNKVTALKGIDLKIYEGEIFGIIGLSGAGKSTLVRCINYLEKPTEGTVVFNGIDLSKVSKHELLKIRQSMGMIFQQFNLLMQRTVLQNVCFPLEIAGVSKKEAKKRAIELLEIVGLSDKANSYPAKLSGGQKQRVAIARALATKPKVLLCDEATSALDPTTTRSILKLLNEINQKLGITIIVITHEMSVIEEICHRVAIIDHSNIAEIGDVDEVFMKPKSKIAKKLIFPGANHIEIFEGKDKLRIIFDGRTSLEPVIANMILECKAPVNILFADTNDIYGKAYGQMIIQLPDDEMGKKRIFAYLEANKIPHEEVI
- a CDS encoding DUF3810 domain-containing protein yields the protein MTKLLKLKRNYLLLLFPLSFILILLARKSSYFAEEIYALHIYRYLSQLVAFITGIIPISLAEVLIILIPIILIAIFIRFLIRVIKDKDSRKVYILKGIINVFCTASVVLFSFTLLGGLNYYRYSFSHYSNLEIKKSSLDELFNMTKELANQANELRSQIPEVDENGVFKLSMSKYKLAKETGKAMKRLSEEYPVLGGRYSSPKPVLFSSLMSYTETTGIFIPFTMEANVNVHIPDYSIPATMLHELAHQRGFMREDEANFIAYLAGMCSDKVEIKYSSTMLALIISGNALYRQNPQLYFDIRDTYLEGVIKDLRANNEYWAKYEDTVVSTVSNKINDTYLKANAQSDGVKSYGRMVDLLLAKYRKDQEKN
- a CDS encoding methionine ABC transporter permease; its protein translation is MFSQAVINMIGEGILETLYMTLVSSLFAYILGLPLGILLVVTDKNGIAPLVILNKILGIIVNIIRSVPFVILLVALMPFTRMLIGTTLGYKAVIVPLVIGSAPYIARLVESSLKEVDYGVIEAAQSMGASPLQIIFKVLIPEAKPSLIMGGAIAVVTILGYSAMAGFVGGGGLGTIAINYGYHRNQTDIMLVTIILMVLIVQVFQEIGTIWMKHTDKRL
- a CDS encoding co-chaperone GroES, with protein sequence MKLVPLGDKVVLRQLVAEETTKSGIVLPGQAKEKPQQAEVIAVGPGGMVDGKEVTMQVKVGDKVIYSKYAGTEVKLDEEEFIIVKQSDIVAIVED
- a CDS encoding DUF6062 family protein, with the protein product MKEKLHTIPVNEAFDKVSECPVCNMRKELEEKAIDFTMGPSYMEDDVRGETSRLGFCKSHMELLYKNQNRLGLALILKSHMDRVIKDVEKQSASSTKIAAPSLFKKQGSSLGVVSYMEKLNSSCYICEMINRTFERYIATVFYLYRHEEEFRQKFKACQGFCNDHYALLYKVAPKHLSGSQLKSFTDDLNLLYIENMKRVRDDLEWFINKFDYRYANEPWKNSKDALPRAITKTNSII
- a CDS encoding MetQ/NlpA family ABC transporter substrate-binding protein, which gives rise to MKKIVTVVLLTLLTAVLLSGCGANKKNGTDNTTQGKEEGSNKDSKKIVVGASVTPHAEILEVAKGLLAAKGYELEIIEYTDYVQPNLALDYGDLDANFFQHKPYLDNFNEERSLNLVSVAAIHYEPFGIYPGKTKTFEELKDKAEISIPNDGTNEARALLLLEAQGLIKLTEGAGMNATINDIAENPKNLVIHEIEAAQLVPSLNDVDMAVINGNYAIQGDLNVSKDAIVVEDQNSLAAETYGNVIAVRKGDEKREEIKALVEALKSDEVREFIETTYEGAVVPLF
- a CDS encoding DUF2225 domain-containing protein produces the protein MANLFSGLEEFGLNNLSNINIYDEEEKDEEKDGKKSKQNTFSEADIIFDKTYTCPVCNTEFKSKAVKTGRVKLQSLDTDLRPKYVQADPLKYDAILCPKCGYAALNRFFKYVTNAQADLIRKNISVKYKPTAEPESVYTYDDAIARHKMALVNSIIKKAKTSERAYTCLKTAWVIRGKAENLPLDTPNYKEEIAKLKKEEKEFLSNAYEGFSEAFMKEAFPMCGMDENTMTILVAELARKKGNLDEASRWVSRVLVSRDASERIKERARDIKELIKEGR
- a CDS encoding cell wall hydrolase; its protein translation is MNTIKKLIVTLIGVLMISLGFGQAAYATDLTKSENATDNTTDIYFSEEAIDNDREILAALAYETYVDEQGQVYYIEKEAKEAEIVKTEEEQKESEEKEEEKKKEKAKKKETKKKETKKKKPAYSKKELRLLSALVYSEAGDQSYEGMLAVANVVLNRAKSKAYAHVNTIEEVIYDRKWSVQFSVTVKNKKTGKSILDRALELYDTGKYPGRNSASEKKAMNRAIRAAKAALEGENNIGDFLCFSMKKGASSIKKKYDYKIIGDHIFYRTK